From Medicago truncatula cultivar Jemalong A17 chromosome 7, MtrunA17r5.0-ANR, whole genome shotgun sequence, a single genomic window includes:
- the LOC25498282 gene encoding F-box/kelch-repeat protein At3g23880 produces MTNSDPPPKHPHSSGGAPTSILLDELITDILSRLPVKTLMQFKCVCKSWKTLISHDPSFAKLHLQRSQRNTHLALVSDLSSEDQSNCSVVPFPVSHLLEAPLIVTPFEPYYPLRNVAIPNDPYYVLGNMDCSLIIGSCNGLLCLDSYSYTYEDQEHHWFRFWNPATNTLSEDLGCLNKFLRLTFGYDISNDTYKVVAFSADEVKIFSLSDNIWRDIPSFPIVPFDIDASRCHPYVNNGVYVSGTINWLTIQNKTEYEWNDISIDQFLILSLDLTTETYQHLRPPQGFVDVPPVDPAVTVLMDCLCFSHRSKETHFVLWLMMEYGVQDSWTQFLKISFQDLQIDYGISDSLDYGSQLYLYPLYLSESDNTLIMASNQEGHDGYDNHAILYNWRDKTVEQITSVDNEILWFHTKDYVESLVSTF; encoded by the coding sequence ATGACGAATTCCGATCCTCCGCCAAAGCATCCGCATTCAAGTGGCGGTGCTCCGACGTCAATCCTCCTTGATGAACTCATCACAGACATCCTGTCACGACTTCCTGTCAAAACTCTTATGCAATTCAAATGTGTTTGCAAATCTtggaaaaccctaatttctcatGATCCTTCCTTCGCCAAACTGCATCTTCAGCGATCGCAGCGGAACACACACCTCGCACTGGTTTCAGACCTGTCGTCTGAAGACCAGTCCAATTGCAGTGTGGTACCCTTTCCCGTAAGTCATTTGCTTGAGGCTCCGTTAATCGTCACACCCTTCGAACCTTACTACCCATTGAGGAATGTCGCCATTCCTAACGATCCTTACTACGTATTGGGTAATATGGATTGCAGTCTCATCATTGGTTCCTGCAATGGATTGCTCTGTTTAGACAGTTATTCTTACACGTACGAGGACCAAGAACATCATTGGTTTCGTTTTTGGAACCCAGCCACAAACACATTATCTGAAGATTTAGGGTGTTTAAACAAGTTTTTGAGGCTAAcatttggatatgatatttcaAATGACACTTATAAGGTGGTGGCCTTTTCTGCCGACGAGGtcaaaattttcagtttgaGTGATAATATTTGGAGAGATATTCCAAGTTTTCCCATTGTTCCTTTTGATATCGACGCTAGTCGTTGTCATCCATATGTGAATAATGGTGTTTATGTGAGTGGCACTATTAACTGGTTGACTATTCAAAATAAGACCGAATATGAGTGGAATGATATTTCAATTGATCAATTTCTCATCCTCTCACTTGATCTGACTACCGAGACGTACCAACATTTGCGGCCACCTCAGGGATTTGTTGATGTACCACCTGTTGATCCAGCTGTTACTGTATTGATGGATTGTCTATGTTTTTCTCACCGTTCCAAGGAGACCCATTTTGTTTTATGGTTGATGATGGAGTACGGAGTTCAAGACTCTTGGACTCAATTCCTCAAAATTAGTTTTCAGGACCTTCAAATTGATTATGGCATTAGTGATTCACTGGATTATGGTTCTCAATTGTATTTGTATCCATTGTACCTTTCTGAGAGTGACAACACACTTATAATGGCAAGCAATCAAGAAGGCCACGATGGTTATGACAACCATGCAATTCTCTATAATTGGAGAGATAAAACGGTAGAGCAAATTACATCTGTTGACAATGAAATATTGTGGTTTCATACCAAGGATTATGTTGAAAGCTTAGTTTCAACCTTTTGA